In Mytilus edulis chromosome 4, xbMytEdul2.2, whole genome shotgun sequence, the following proteins share a genomic window:
- the LOC139521753 gene encoding potassium channel subfamily K member 18-like — MGLKQKDGCCRKFMKFLFSHVGLCFMVVLYCVAGGFIFEHLEKNNEEQICYDSRDEYLDMEERTLNNTIKVIKEQEGSGQTDVLVIQLQSILATFRDNSIAIGYDGTNCTAYGEEDGPKYKWSWSGALFFSVTVISTIGYGHIAPKTFWGRLVCIAYAVLGIPLMLLCLANIGDVLADIFRFIYAKICCCGWCRQKETTKVVTIKPVAKEPEGAWNSDKSKIISATAPMQTDYNKTEFSRLPSKTAEGVKTGGLGGDQPKPVKIVPLDIKSFKTQQELANRSQQVRSEPIVCDDDSDDDDDDDEFDDKKITVPLTVTMIVIAGYIFGGALLFGLWENWDNLQSAYFCFITLSTIGFGDVVPGTDFDNPTATAQMILGAIYVLFGMAILSMCFSLMQDEIIAKCKWVGQKLGILDKDD; from the exons ATGGGATTGAAACAAAAAGATGGCTGCTGCcgaaaatttatgaaatttttattcTCCCATGTAGGACTCTGTTTTATGGTAGTTTTATATTGTGTTGCCGGTGGCTTTATCTTTGAACATTTAGAGAAAAACAACGAAGAACAAATTTGCTATGACTCGCGTGATGAATACCTGGACATGGAGGAGAGGAcattaaataatacaattaaagTAATTAAAGAACAAGAAGGTAGCGGTCAGACAGACGTGTTGGTAATACAGCTTCAGAGCATACTGGCCACATTCCGTGACAACAGCATCGCTATTGGGTATGACGGAACCAATTGTACCGCTTACGGCGAAGAAGATGGGCCTAAATATAAGTGGAGCTGGTCAGGTGCATTATTCTTCTCGGTTACTGTGATATCAACAATCG GGTATGGTCATATAGCACCTAAAACATTCTGGGGACGATTGGTATGTATTGCTTATGCTGTTTTGGGGATCCCTCTGATGTTGCTATGCCTGGCTAATATTGGCGATGTTCTAGCTGACATTTTCCGATTTATTTACGCAAAGATCTGTTGTTGTGGCTGGTGTAGACAGAAGGAAACAACAAAGGTAGTTACAATCAAACCTGTTGCAAAGGAACCAGAAGGAGCGTGGAACAGTGATAAATCTAAGATAATATCAGCTACAGCGCCAATGCAGACTGACTATAATAAAACAGAGTTTTCGCGTCTGCCTTCCAAGACTGCAGAAGGCGTAAAAACTGGAGGACTTGGTGGAGATCAACCTAAACCAGTGAAGATTGTCCCACTGGATATAAAATCATTCAAGACACAACAAGAGCTTGCGAATAGATCTCAACAAGTAAGAAGTGAACCAATAGTATGCGACGATGATAGcgatgatgatgacgacgacgacgagtTTGATGACAAGAAGATAACAGTACCGTTGACCGTCACAATGATTGTTATTGCCGGATACATTTTTGGAGGAGCATTGCTGTTTGGATTATGGGAAAATTGGGATAATCTACAATCGGCATATTTCTGTTTCATTACTCTCAGTACCATAGGGTTTGGAGACGTAGTTCCTGGAACAGATTTCGATAACCCAACAGCAACGGCGCAAATGATTCTTGGTGCAATATACGTCTTATTTGGAATGGCTATTTTGTCCATGTGTTTCTCACTCATGCAAGATGAAATTATAGCCAAGTGCAAGTGGGTTGGACAGAAACTTGGTATACTCGACAAAGACGACTGA